The DNA window ACGGCCTGCGCGTGGCAGGGGTGAAAAATAAAGCCACGCTCCAGGACAAAGTGGAGCAGAGCTTGAGGGCCGCTTGGCTATGGGACCGCCTGAAGGACCGGTTGCATTCATCGGCACTGACCCTGCCTCTGGATCAGCAACAGCGTCTGTGCATCGCACGGCTGCTGATCGTCGAGCCGGAAGTGATTCTGATGGATGAACCCTGCTCCGCGCTGGATCCCATCGCCACCGCCAAGATCGAGGAGTTGATCGTGGAGTTGAAGAAAAATTATTGCATCGTCATCGTCACCCACAACATGCAGCAGGCAGCGCGGGTTTCGGATTTTTCCGGATACATGTTCCTCGGCCACTTGATCGAGTACGACGACACTAAAAAAATATTCACTCATCCCGCCGATAAACGCACCGAAGAGTATATCACCGGCCGCTATGGCTGAGAGAACGGATCCGGCGCGAGTTGGCTGCACCGCGGCCATCGGTGGGTGAGGATGGCGGCCCGGCCGGGCCCTCTTTAATCCGAAGTTGTGATCGTGACGTGGTCTGTTATTTCGATCAGCCCCCATTTGCGGTAATCCCCATTGTTCATCACCGGAATCGCCCTGCCGATTTGATAGATCTCCTGCCGATGATAATGGCCGTGCAGCACCAGATCCGGACGAATCCGATCGAGAAGGGCGACCAGCTCTCGGCGGTTGATTAATCTGGTTGCAGCGCCGAACAGTCTGCCTTCCCGTCGGCTCACCACCGAAGCGGGCAGCAGATGGTGGTGCAGCGCCACGATTTTAAATCGGCCGGCTAACTCTTTTTGCGCCAGGATACGTTCGACGCTGCCGGGATCTACATAGCCGTTGGAGCAGAAAACGTTTCGGCTGATTCGCGGCAGGCAGCGGTTGGAATCCAACACAATCAGGGCAACGCGTTCGTCTAACAGTTTAATAAAGGGATAGGGATCTGTTTCCCGGTCGTTCAGTGTAAGGATGGAGTGAAAGGCGTTGCGAAAGTTGTGGACGAAGAAGGAGAGATCCTTCTCATAATGCGGCTGATCATAGGCGTGTATTTTCATGGCCGTGCGGGGGATCCGGCGCCATTTACGGTAAAAGTCGCCGCCTGCGTGAAAATCTTTAAAGAAAAAATTGTAGAGATCGTGATTGCCGGGTAAAACCGTCAAGCGGTCAGAGGTGGAAAAGCCGCAGCGGCACAGCCATGCAGCCAGAGCGCGGAATTCGTCAGCACGGCCGCTCTGACTCAGATCCCCGCTGAGGATCAGATGGTCCGGATGCGCACGCTGAACTTGGATCAGCCGGTGTTCCACCCAAGCGTCTCGTTCGGTGGAAAAGCCGTAATGCAGGTCAGAAAAATGGGCGATCTTCATCGGGCTGGATTCGACCGGGTTAACCGACATAGAGAATTTTGATCATATAAATCAGAATCCCGGCCAGGGTGAAAAAAAGCACATCCTGCAGACGATCCCAGAACATGAGGAACTTTAAATCCACTTCCTTCCATTGCTCCCATTCCCGGATAACGCCGAGGAGAAAGCCGCTCAATCCAGCGGTAAAAAATGAAGGCCAAAGAAAAACCGGCAGCAATATCACCGCGCTGTGCACCATATGCAGCACCTGATCCAGCACATTGATCCAACCGCTGTGTTTGGGCCGCCAGGGGTGCCGGTAGGCCAGAATGTTCAGCACTTTATGGTATTCGGGATCCGGCAATTTTTTCAGCTGTTTTTCGACCCGGTCCGCCACTTTTTCCAGATCCGGCGGCGCTGCGCCGTAGAATATGCGATAGGGCTCCGGTTTCTGCATAGTCTCACCTCTTCGAGCTAGGTAAGCAGACTCAAGGCAGGACTCCTAGATGCTGTTCAGCCATCTCCGTACAATTTAAAAACCGAAGTCGGATTTCAAAGCATTTTCTTCAACGCCCCATTGGCCTGTCCCTGCGGGCTCAAAGCATTGGACTTTTCTCTTGATTTTTGCCGACCGAATCTCTAATTTGATTTAGATTTTTAACCCGACCCGCAGAGCCGGGGCCATGAGACGCCTGGCAGCGGACCCGGGCTCCTCCCCGCACGGGGATGGTCAGCCGGCTGTTCTGTTTAGGCTCTGTTCGGAGCGAGCGAGGGAGATGGCAAGTCCATGAAAGCGAAGAAATTTTTCTGGTTCAGCACGGTGTTCTTTCTCTTGGTCGTTGCCGTTGTTGTTTGGTGGCGATATTATTTCGTGTTCGGCGAAGGAGTCAAGGCCGGCAACTTGAATTTTCTGGTGAAAAAAGGCTACTTGTTCAAGACCTGGGAAGGCCGGCTCATTCAAACCGGCTTTAAAACCCCCAAGCCGGGTTCCCTGCAGAGTAATGAATTCGAATTCAGCGTAGTGGATGACAGCCTGGCGCGCCAGTTGGAGAGAGCCAGCGGCAAATTCGTCGAATTGCGCTATAAAGAATACCTGCACGCGTTGCCTTGGCGGGGCATGAGCAACTACACCGTCACCGCCATCCTGCGCATCGAAGATGATCCGGGCAACTCGGTTTTGCCGTTCTAGCGGCAGAGTGGGTTGCTTGTAGTCCAGCCACAGATCGGAGTGGGGCGTCTTCTAATTGTAAATCAATAAGATATCAGCATGTCTCCGCTGCGGCCAGCATTGCGATGCCCCCGGCAGCGCGTCATTTTTTCAAGCCCCATCTGCCACCGTCGCTCTTTACATCCAGTACACCGAATAAGGTGCCGGTTTTTTTCAGGCGCTGTGCCCGCTGACGGCAAAAGCGAAATTCCCACTGTCGTCTTTCTCTTCCGCCAGATGTTTTCTGCTTTCGAGAGTTGACATTTAGGAAAAAATGTGGTAATTTAATTTTTATTGTGCAGGCGGCATTAAAGGACTTTGCTTTGTTACAGTGCATCCGATCACGCTTCATGTTCCTCCTCCTATTGGGTTTGATCAGTTCCCTCCTCGCCCAGCCCATTCGCGACAGCCGGCCGCGCAAATCCGCGCGTCTGCACAAAGCCGTAGTTGATGATTATTGGCATTTTCATAACGCCGGAAATCTCGGATTGACCATCACCAACTATGGCGTGATCGGCGAAGGCTATAACAATCCGGATCAGCCCTCGTGCATGTACAAACTGCATGCGGATAATATGCGTTATCAGATCGAACATATGTCTTTTGGTGGTCTCTGGGTCGGCGGCCGCAGCGAGGCGGACGGCGCCGTGCATGTCTCCACCGCCATTGTGGACGGTGTTTTTGAAGCCGGCGAAGAGGGCTTTGAGTTTACCAACAGCGAGGCGGCCGGCGATACGATCCAGATTCGCTCGACCATCGTCACCTCTCCCTATTTTTCGCCGCAAGCGGTCTCGCATCAGGACTTTGTCGCCACCTTTACAGATCTGAACACTCGTGTGCCCGGCAGCGACTTTGAGATACCCAATCACACTCCGCTCGGCCTCAGCATCCGCCTCGAGTCCTATGCCTGGAATTACAGTTACACCGATGCGTTTGTCATCCTCAACTATACCATCACCAATGTTTCGCGTTATACCATTGAAGACGTCTTTGCCGGCCTCTGGGCGGACGCCGCCGTCGGCAATATGAATTACACCAGCATTTATACGCCCGGCGGCGGTTGGTCTTGGTATGACAACATGAACGGATTTGATCAAGCCTATAAACTGGCTTATCAATTTGATGCCGATGGCGACGACGGATTCGCGCAGAGTTATTTCGGGCTGCGGTATCTGGGCTCCTCCCGCCGCCGTGATTCCGTGCAGGTCAATTACGACCAGTGGCGCTGGTCGGCCAGCTCGGCCATGGATTTTCCAGAATATGTCATGCCGATCAACGATGAAGGCCGGTATGAAGTCCTGCGCGGTCGGCATACCGGCCGGTATTACAACGACGTCACAGACGGCGGCATTCCAACCGATCTCGCCAGCCGCGGCAGCTGGATGCTGATGCTCAGCGCCGGCCCGCTGGCTACGCTGGCGCCGGGAAGTTCCACCAAAGTGACCTTTGCGGTCGTCTGCGGCCTGTGGGCTACGCAGGAGCAGAACGACACCCCCGGCCGCCGCGCCAACCTTCGTCTCAATTCCGATTGGGCACAGATCGCTTACAATGGAGAAGACGTGGACGGCTACGGCAAACTTGATCCTAATGAGGACCAGAACAACAACGGCATCCTCGACGGCCAGGAGGATGTCTACCGTCCGGATCTTGACCTGAACAGAAACGGCCGCTGGGATGCCGGCGAGCCGGTTTTCGGCGACGGCGACGGCCATCTCGATATGGAAGAAGACGTGCACAGCAATGCCATCAAGGGCATTCAACCGGGCAACGGAGTGATTGATCGCTTTATCCTTCCCAGCCCGCCGCCTTCGCCGAACCTGCTCGCTGTGCCGGGCGAAGGCCGGGTAACGCTCTATTGGGACAACGTGTCGGAGGAGTTCGAAGATCCCATCACCCGCGAAAAAGACTTTGAGGGATACCGCATCTACAGCTCTCCTAAAACCGCTTCTTCCGCAGAGGAACGCACGCTGCTGGCGGAATTTGACCGGATCGACAATCTGGGGTATGACACCGGCTTTGCCGCGGTTCAGGTCGATACGATCATCGATGGACGTCGCTATTTTTACCGCTTCACCAACACCGAATTGCTCTCCGGCTGGCCGGGTCAGTATTGGTTTGCCGTCACCGCTTTTGACCGCGGCAACCCGACGAACAATCTGCCCAGCTTGGAGAGCTCTGTGTTGGAGAACAAGATTTATGTGGTCATCGGATCTCCCGCCAGACCAGCCGGCAGCGAGCTCCGTGTCGGCGTCTTTCCCAATCCCTATCGTGGTCAAGCCCGGTGGGACGGCGACCGCGACCGCGACCAGATGCTGTGGTTTTTTAATTTACCGGCCGAAGCCGAGGTGCGCATCTATACACTGGCAGGCGATCTGATCGACGAGTTCCGCCATCATGGCAGCAGCTATCGCGGCGAAGACGTCAACTTGATGCAACAGAAGATCGGCGGCAGCAAAACCGTGCTGCCGGGCGGCCTGCATGCCTGGGATTTGATCTCCTCCTATGATCAAGCGATTGCAACCGGATTGTATTTTTTCAGCGTCAAGGATATGGAAACCGGAGAAATTCAAACGGGGAAATTCGTCATCATCAAATAAACGCATCACCAAGCGAGGCCGAGGGATAAACGACCTTCAGAAAGGAGCTGCACCTTGAAAAAAGCGATACGGGTTTTGTTGGTATGGGCTGTATGGAGTACCGCAGGGGCTCAGATCACTTTGATTCGCGACATTCAATATACCACCTCCCCCACCGGGGATTCGCCCCTTAAGGATCAGATCGTGACCATCAGCGGTGTGGTCACCGGTGAAATCTATGCTTTTAAAAACAGCTATTATTATGTGCAGGACGCCAACGCCCCCTGGTCCGGCATCAAGGTTTATGATAAAACTCATTTTGCCGCCCAAGGCGATCGCGTCACCCTGACGGGAACCGTGGCCGAGTATAAGGGCGTCACCGAGATCACCGCGGTAACCGCTTTTACCGTGGATTCCATCGCTACCAACTGGATTCAGCCCATGGCCGTGACCACCGGAGAAATCGCCACTACCGGCGCCAATGCGGAAGCGTATGAGGGCTGTCTCGTTCGCGTAGGTCCCGCCGCCATCACCAATCCGAATCTTGGTTACGGTGAATGGCAGATCGATGATGGCTCCGGGCCCTGCCGCGTCGATGATGAAGCCAAGTACTATTTCCTTCAGGCTCAATATGGTTCTGTGCAGTCGGTCACAGGCATACTCGATTTTGCCAACGGCGACACCAAGATCGAGCCGCGCCTGGCCAACGACGTCATCGAGGAGGGGCCGTACACCCGCATCCAACGCATTCAACAGGTGCGTTACAGCGATCTTTTAAAAACGCCGACGCAAAACGCCAAGGATAAGAGCTATATGAACGGCGACACCGTGACCGTGAGAGGCATTGTCACCATGCCGACCGGACTGTGTTACGCCGGCGCCGGCATCAAATTCACCTTTGCCGCTCCCGAAGGCGGGCCGTGGTCCGGCCTGCTCTCTTATCATGCCGATTCGACGGCGTATGGATCCCTGTATGAGGGCGATGAAATTGTCATGACCGGCTACATCTCAGAGTATACCACCGCCCCCTCCAACATGACGGAGTTTTTCATCACCAGTCCCATTGATATCATCAATTTCGGCCAACCCCTGCCCAAAGTCGACTCGATCAAGACAGGCGATCTGCGCTGGCCCACTACGGCTGAGCAGTGGGGCACCTGCATGGTCAAAGTCGGCAACGCCAAAGTCACTTATCTGACTCCGCAGTATGAATTGTTCGAGATCGACGACGGCAGCGGCGGCGTTCTGGTCGACGACGAATCCGACAGCATCCGCAATTATCCGGATCCGCCTCTGAAATCAACTTTTGAATCGATGCAGGGCTGGGTCTATCATCATTACGGTTATTACACCGACTCCACCGCTTACAAACTGGAGCCGCTCTATCGCACGCAGATGGTGCTGGGCGCCGCTCCATTGACGGTTAAAAACACCACGCGCAATCTCGCCGCCGCCACAGCGGCGCAATCCGTAATTGTCACCACCACGCTGGACCCGGCGGCCAATGTCGGCTCTGCCAAAGTGTTTTACAAGGTTAACGACGGCGCATATGCAGCATTGCCCATGACTTTGAGCAATGGTGTCTACAGGGCCGAGATCCCGGCTCAGGCGCTTGGCAGTGTAGTGAACTATTATATCGAGGCCACGGACCAGGGCGGTCAAAAAACCTATGATCCGCCTGATCAAACTTTGGCGAATCACACCTATCTGGTTCTGGAAGGCAATCCGACCCTGGCGCAGGTGCAAAAGACCTACTGGCCTTCAGGCGACAGTCCTTTCCAGAATTTTAAAGTGACGGTGGAAGGCGTGGTTACTGCGGACTCGCTGTTCTATGCCAAATACGGCGCTTATCCCATTCAGGACGCGGCCGGTGCATGGAACGGCGTGTTCATTCTGGGCCAGGTGCCCAACTCGTTGCATCGCGGCGACCGCGTGCGCGTGACCGGCCGAGTGGAGGATCACAACGCCGCCTACCTGTATAAATGGGAGGGCAACACTCAGATCATCGCCGACACCACCATCGTCCTGGCCAAAGCGCAGGAATTGCCTGCGGTGGTGACGGTGACCACCAATGATCTGAAAAGCAAGAGCACTTTGGCCGAACAGTACGAGGGCGTGCTGGTACAGGTGAGAAACGCCACCCTCACGGCAGTCAATTCGTATGATGTGACGATCAATGACGGCAGCGGCGAATGTCTGCTGGACGGGGATGCGTTCATCGGCCGTGATCAGGATCCCAATCCTAATTTTTACATCAATCGAGCCGCCAAAGTGCTGATCGTCGCCGGCGATACGATCAAGATCGGCGAACAGATCAAAATGGTCCAGGGTGTTTTTCTCTACAGCTTTGGCAGCCATAAAATAGAGATCCGTGACCTCCGCGATATCGGCACCACCACCGGCGTCTTCAACGCGGTGGTCGCGCAACCGCTTCACTTTGCCCTGGAGCAAAATTATCCCAATCCGTTTAATCCGGAGACACGGCTGTACTTTCAGATCCCTGAACCGCAAAACGTGCAGCTGGTCATCTATAATATCCGTGGCCATATCGTGCGCAATCTGGTGGACAACCGACTCGATGCCGGCGATCATATCGTCAATTGGGACGGACGCGACAACCACGGCAATCCGGCGCCGACGGGCGTCTACATTTATCGCATCAAGGCCGGCGACCATATGGCTGCGCGCAAGATGACGCTGGTCAAATAGCACCGGGTCGGTTTTCATTCGGCCAGTTTTTATATAAGACGTCGGCAGGCTGAGGCGCCTTGGCTCAGGCTCAACGCCCTCAGCCTGCACAGACACTACTGTAAAAAATAACGGCTTGCGCCGCTTCATTCGTTCGCTTGGACAACGGAACGTAGCGGCCATGAGCAACACTGGATTGAGATAAGGCTGTTGTCTTTTTATTTGCGAGCAAATGAGTTCTAACAAATCCCACATTGTTTTACTATTCTGCCTTCTGCTGACCATGGGATGCGGTCTCAAGGATCCATTTGGCGATCGCCGTGATTCGAATCCGGTGGGCAATCAGCCGCCGCAAACCCATCTGTTCCTTCAAGTGTCACAGACGCAAATCAGCGTGCACGACACCCTGACGGATGGGACCATTGTGACCAAGACCTACACCGCGGGATTGGATACAATGCCGAGCCGGCAGGTCGTGCACTGGTGGGGCGATGACCCGGACGGCACGGTGGTCGGGTATTATTATCAATGGGATTATCAGGCGTCGCCGACATACACCACCCAGGAGCATGACACCTTTTACGTACCCATTCGCAGCTATTACGACGAATTCACCTTCAAGGTCTGGGCTGTGGACGATCAGGGACTGCAGGATCCCACGCCGGCGGAATTGCGCTTCCCGGTCTACAATACGCCGCCGGTGATTTCTTTTCGCCTGAACACCAATCCGAGCATCACCGGAAACCCGAATGTAACGGCGTACACCTTTCCCACGAGAACTTTTATTTGGGACGCCTCGGACAACGATGGTCGGCAGACAATCACCCATATTTTGTATGCGCTGGACGACACCAGCACCTGGCGTTC is part of the bacterium genome and encodes:
- the pstB gene encoding phosphate ABC transporter ATP-binding protein; the encoded protein is MTTQSKIEIQRLNLYYGALHALHDISMDILDRHITALIGPSGCGKSTLVRSLNRMNDLISGARVTGTVRVDGEDIYAVKADVEKLRKKVGMVFQRPNPFPLSIFDNVAYGLRVAGVKNKATLQDKVEQSLRAAWLWDRLKDRLHSSALTLPLDQQQRLCIARLLIVEPEVILMDEPCSALDPIATAKIEELIVELKKNYCIVIVTHNMQQAARVSDFSGYMFLGHLIEYDDTKKIFTHPADKRTEEYITGRYG
- a CDS encoding metallophosphoesterase, encoding MSVNPVESSPMKIAHFSDLHYGFSTERDAWVEHRLIQVQRAHPDHLILSGDLSQSGRADEFRALAAWLCRCGFSTSDRLTVLPGNHDLYNFFFKDFHAGGDFYRKWRRIPRTAMKIHAYDQPHYEKDLSFFVHNFRNAFHSILTLNDRETDPYPFIKLLDERVALIVLDSNRCLPRISRNVFCSNGYVDPGSVERILAQKELAGRFKIVALHHHLLPASVVSRREGRLFGAATRLINRRELVALLDRIRPDLVLHGHYHRQEIYQIGRAIPVMNNGDYRKWGLIEITDHVTITTSD
- a CDS encoding T9SS type A sorting domain-containing protein, with product MKKAIRVLLVWAVWSTAGAQITLIRDIQYTTSPTGDSPLKDQIVTISGVVTGEIYAFKNSYYYVQDANAPWSGIKVYDKTHFAAQGDRVTLTGTVAEYKGVTEITAVTAFTVDSIATNWIQPMAVTTGEIATTGANAEAYEGCLVRVGPAAITNPNLGYGEWQIDDGSGPCRVDDEAKYYFLQAQYGSVQSVTGILDFANGDTKIEPRLANDVIEEGPYTRIQRIQQVRYSDLLKTPTQNAKDKSYMNGDTVTVRGIVTMPTGLCYAGAGIKFTFAAPEGGPWSGLLSYHADSTAYGSLYEGDEIVMTGYISEYTTAPSNMTEFFITSPIDIINFGQPLPKVDSIKTGDLRWPTTAEQWGTCMVKVGNAKVTYLTPQYELFEIDDGSGGVLVDDESDSIRNYPDPPLKSTFESMQGWVYHHYGYYTDSTAYKLEPLYRTQMVLGAAPLTVKNTTRNLAAATAAQSVIVTTTLDPAANVGSAKVFYKVNDGAYAALPMTLSNGVYRAEIPAQALGSVVNYYIEATDQGGQKTYDPPDQTLANHTYLVLEGNPTLAQVQKTYWPSGDSPFQNFKVTVEGVVTADSLFYAKYGAYPIQDAAGAWNGVFILGQVPNSLHRGDRVRVTGRVEDHNAAYLYKWEGNTQIIADTTIVLAKAQELPAVVTVTTNDLKSKSTLAEQYEGVLVQVRNATLTAVNSYDVTINDGSGECLLDGDAFIGRDQDPNPNFYINRAAKVLIVAGDTIKIGEQIKMVQGVFLYSFGSHKIEIRDLRDIGTTTGVFNAVVAQPLHFALEQNYPNPFNPETRLYFQIPEPQNVQLVIYNIRGHIVRNLVDNRLDAGDHIVNWDGRDNHGNPAPTGVYIYRIKAGDHMAARKMTLVK